A genomic window from Arthrobacter sp. FW305-BF8 includes:
- a CDS encoding DUF2177 family protein: MAFYVIYIAGIVFFALRPALDGGTWLTAVGHGAALGAFAYATYDLTNAATLKTWPLQLIVVDMGWGALLTALATLAGWLVFH, from the coding sequence GTGGCGTTCTATGTGATTTACATTGCGGGCATCGTTTTCTTTGCCCTGCGGCCCGCGCTCGACGGCGGCACCTGGCTGACCGCCGTCGGCCATGGGGCGGCGCTGGGCGCCTTCGCCTACGCAACGTACGACCTCACCAACGCCGCCACGCTCAAGACCTGGCCGCTGCAGCTCATTGTTGTGGACATGGGGTGGGGCGCCCTGCTGACCGCCCTCGCCACGCTGGCGGGCTGGCTGGTCTTCCACTAG
- a CDS encoding DUF427 domain-containing protein has product MVKAVWNGAVIAESDVTVKVEGNHYFPASSVRTEYLEGSSHSTYCPWKGEASYYSLRVDGLRNENAAWYYADPSLEAARIRDHVAFWHGVRIEA; this is encoded by the coding sequence ATGGTCAAAGCGGTCTGGAATGGTGCCGTGATAGCGGAGAGTGACGTCACCGTGAAGGTTGAGGGGAACCACTACTTCCCCGCATCGTCAGTGCGCACCGAGTACCTGGAGGGCAGCTCCCACTCCACGTACTGCCCCTGGAAGGGGGAGGCAAGCTACTACAGCCTGCGGGTTGACGGCCTGCGAAACGAGAATGCCGCCTGGTACTACGCCGATCCGTCCTTGGAAGCTGCCCGGATCAGGGATCATGTGGCCTTCTGGCACGGCGTGCGGATCGAGGCCTGA
- a CDS encoding lipoate--protein ligase family protein — protein MQQAGADSRTLTLVRQEQSLGAVRDLDFGIELLGKARAGDIGSTLRLYRPAPTVAFGQRDTRLAGFGAAAQACRDLGFEPLIRKAGGRAAAYHEGTLIIDHVEPHSDAIAGAKGRFAFFGEMLAGALQSVGVHAAVGEIPGEYCPGEYSVHGFAPEAPDHRIKLVGTAQRVVSGAWLFSSVVVVENSAPIREVLTANYEALGLEWDPATAGAANDLVPALDVQAIEDAVVSTYAEYATLGQADFSSLRA, from the coding sequence ATGCAGCAGGCCGGGGCTGATTCGCGGACTCTGACCCTCGTCCGGCAGGAGCAGTCCCTGGGCGCCGTCCGGGACCTTGATTTCGGGATCGAACTTCTCGGCAAGGCCAGGGCCGGGGACATTGGATCCACCCTTCGGCTGTACCGGCCAGCACCGACGGTTGCCTTCGGCCAGCGCGACACCCGCCTGGCCGGCTTCGGCGCCGCCGCCCAGGCCTGCCGCGACCTGGGGTTCGAACCGCTGATCCGCAAGGCGGGAGGCCGTGCCGCCGCGTATCACGAAGGCACCCTGATCATTGACCACGTGGAGCCGCACAGCGATGCGATCGCCGGAGCGAAAGGCCGTTTCGCATTTTTCGGCGAAATGCTGGCGGGGGCGCTCCAGAGCGTTGGCGTGCACGCCGCCGTCGGCGAGATTCCGGGGGAGTACTGTCCGGGCGAATACAGCGTCCACGGCTTCGCGCCCGAGGCCCCCGACCACCGGATCAAGCTGGTAGGCACAGCCCAGCGCGTGGTGTCCGGCGCCTGGCTGTTCAGCTCCGTCGTCGTGGTAGAGAACTCGGCGCCCATCCGCGAGGTGCTGACGGCCAACTACGAGGCCCTGGGGCTGGAGTGGGATCCCGCGACCGCCGGCGCGGCTAACGACCTTGTGCCTGCCCTCGATGTGCAGGCCATCGAGGACGCGGTGGTCAGCACCTACGCGGAGTACGCCACGCTGGGGCAGGCGGACTTCAGCAGTCTTCGCGCCTAG
- a CDS encoding SOS response-associated peptidase has protein sequence MARAVGDLLAEFDAELENETEIPPSWNVAPTDGAPIVLERLIDGDTVRQLHVARWGLVPSWAKSPAIGAKMINARSESVLEKPAFRKAVQSRRCAVPADGYYEWKQGEGRSKQPYYVHPRDESAMAFAGLYEWWKDPSAPPGEPAQWMLSMSIMTADSPPAGTESTVFAELTALHDRVPLPMSGETMAAWLDPQVDDAAGLVDLVRSGVKDVAAGWRVDSVGKAVGNVRNNSPELIEPVEALF, from the coding sequence ATGGCCCGGGCAGTGGGGGATCTGCTGGCCGAATTCGACGCCGAACTTGAAAACGAAACCGAAATCCCGCCGTCGTGGAACGTTGCACCCACCGACGGCGCGCCCATTGTCCTCGAACGGCTTATCGACGGCGACACGGTCCGCCAGCTGCACGTCGCCCGCTGGGGGCTTGTGCCGTCCTGGGCGAAAAGCCCGGCCATCGGCGCAAAGATGATCAACGCCAGGAGCGAGTCGGTGCTCGAGAAGCCGGCCTTCCGCAAGGCTGTACAGTCAAGGCGCTGCGCCGTCCCGGCGGACGGCTACTACGAATGGAAACAGGGCGAGGGCCGCAGCAAGCAGCCCTATTATGTCCACCCCCGTGACGAGTCCGCCATGGCCTTCGCCGGACTGTACGAGTGGTGGAAGGACCCGTCCGCGCCCCCGGGGGAACCCGCCCAGTGGATGCTCTCGATGTCCATCATGACGGCGGACTCGCCGCCGGCGGGAACTGAAAGCACGGTGTTCGCCGAACTGACAGCGCTCCACGATCGCGTCCCGCTGCCCATGAGCGGCGAGACCATGGCGGCCTGGCTTGACCCGCAGGTTGACGACGCCGCGGGCCTGGTGGACCTCGTCCGGTCCGGCGTGAAGGACGTCGCCGCGGGCTGGCGGGTGGATTCCGTGGGCAAGGCGGTAGGCAACGTCCGCAACAACTCCCCGGAGCTCATCGAGCCCGTGGAGGCACTTTTCTGA
- a CDS encoding thioesterase family protein translates to MTAELPELAGGDFYYQDLGGGRFRSTIHAQGAWNAHEQHMAPASGLLADRLDRHQPRDDMRMARLSYEILGLIPGGEFEIVTTTLRPGRTIELLQAELVAAGRVAIRATAWRMVTSDTGAVAAVEDGAIPSPEECKPYDGASVWPGGYIRSLEMRVAEGHRPGAGKVWLRTDHPLTDGNDSTDMARLMGLVDTANGIAARVPPGKDSYAFPNLDLQIHMYRRPEGEWLGLDNAVSFGADGIGLTSTVLHDRSGPFGRAEQILTLRKS, encoded by the coding sequence TTGACTGCTGAACTCCCTGAACTCGCCGGCGGCGACTTCTACTACCAGGACCTGGGCGGCGGCCGCTTCCGCTCCACCATCCACGCCCAGGGGGCCTGGAACGCCCACGAACAGCACATGGCCCCGGCGTCGGGGCTGCTGGCTGACCGGCTGGACCGGCACCAACCCCGGGACGACATGCGGATGGCCAGGCTCAGCTACGAAATCCTGGGACTGATCCCCGGCGGCGAATTTGAAATCGTCACCACGACGCTGCGCCCGGGGCGCACCATCGAGCTGCTGCAGGCTGAACTGGTGGCGGCGGGTCGTGTGGCTATCAGGGCGACGGCCTGGCGCATGGTCACCAGCGATACGGGTGCCGTGGCCGCCGTCGAGGACGGAGCCATTCCCTCACCGGAGGAATGCAAGCCCTATGACGGCGCGAGCGTGTGGCCGGGAGGGTACATCCGCTCCCTCGAAATGAGGGTGGCGGAGGGTCACCGGCCCGGCGCCGGGAAGGTCTGGCTGCGCACGGACCATCCGCTGACGGACGGAAACGACAGCACGGACATGGCAAGGCTGATGGGGCTTGTGGACACCGCCAACGGCATCGCCGCACGGGTGCCTCCGGGCAAGGACAGCTACGCCTTCCCGAACCTGGACCTCCAGATCCACATGTACCGGCGGCCGGAGGGCGAGTGGCTGGGGCTGGACAACGCCGTGTCCTTCGGTGCTGACGGCATCGGCCTCACCTCGACGGTGCTCCACGACCGGTCCGGCCCGTTCGGCCGGGCGGAACAGATCCTCACCCTGCGGAAGAGCTGA
- a CDS encoding VOC family protein: protein MTPVSPQIGTVFVPVSDIEEARDWYCGMLGVPADEKVLLDHLYILPMEGAGLVLDSRIYSPGAVFQVPAFHFNTADIHAAHAFMKTRGVELTEVNDDQWFNFRDPDGNVLMICQIPPATE, encoded by the coding sequence GTGACTCCAGTTTCCCCGCAGATCGGCACCGTCTTCGTCCCCGTCAGCGATATCGAGGAGGCCCGCGACTGGTATTGCGGCATGCTGGGCGTCCCCGCCGATGAGAAGGTCCTGCTGGACCATCTGTACATACTGCCCATGGAGGGGGCCGGCCTCGTCCTGGACAGCAGGATCTACTCTCCGGGCGCCGTCTTCCAGGTTCCTGCGTTCCATTTCAACACCGCCGACATCCATGCGGCCCACGCCTTCATGAAAACCCGGGGCGTGGAACTCACCGAAGTCAACGATGACCAGTGGTTCAACTTCCGGGACCCGGACGGAAACGTCCTCATGATCTGCCAGATCCCCCCGGCCACCGAATAG
- a CDS encoding phosphodiester glycosidase family protein produces the protein MTSQQNAPTEEIQPGENHQPGEAGRPGEPGPPGSARKRGKARPTRRAVLAGALALTLSAGGASAWALDRFVVQHVEISDVSAYETAQGVSSGATTVGSSASVTDTSYTADGSTINISTVVTGSGDSTVTYYVADVVLDDATTVKSAFANDSFGENITQTTSEIAAAHNAIFAINGDYYGFRDTGIVIRNGVVYRDEGARQGLAFYRDGTVKVYDETATTAAQLVADGVWNTLSFGPAIVQDSQIVDGIEDVEVDTNFGNHSIQGEQPRTAVGLIDTNHLVFVVADGRSPGYSAGVTMTGMAQIMKDLGAETAYNLDGGGSSTMYFNGALVNNPLGANRERGTSDILYIGK, from the coding sequence ATGACCTCTCAGCAGAACGCCCCCACTGAAGAAATCCAACCCGGCGAAAACCATCAACCCGGTGAGGCGGGCCGCCCCGGTGAGCCCGGCCCGCCCGGCTCAGCCCGCAAGCGCGGCAAGGCCAGGCCGACCCGCCGGGCCGTCCTCGCCGGAGCACTCGCCCTGACACTGTCCGCCGGCGGCGCCAGCGCATGGGCGCTGGACCGGTTCGTGGTCCAGCACGTGGAAATCTCCGATGTGTCAGCCTACGAGACAGCCCAGGGCGTGTCCTCCGGGGCCACGACGGTGGGATCGTCAGCCTCCGTCACCGACACCTCGTACACGGCCGACGGCTCCACCATCAACATCTCCACGGTGGTGACCGGCAGCGGTGACAGCACGGTCACCTACTACGTTGCCGACGTCGTCCTTGACGATGCGACGACGGTCAAGTCGGCGTTCGCCAACGACAGTTTCGGCGAGAACATCACACAGACCACCTCGGAGATCGCGGCAGCCCACAACGCCATCTTCGCCATCAACGGCGACTATTACGGCTTCCGGGATACCGGCATCGTCATCCGCAACGGAGTTGTCTACCGGGACGAGGGCGCCCGCCAGGGGCTGGCGTTCTACCGGGACGGAACCGTGAAGGTCTACGACGAAACTGCCACCACCGCTGCACAGTTGGTCGCCGACGGCGTCTGGAACACCCTGTCCTTTGGACCGGCGATCGTCCAGGACAGCCAGATCGTGGATGGCATCGAGGACGTCGAGGTGGACACCAACTTCGGCAACCACTCCATCCAGGGCGAGCAGCCGCGGACGGCCGTGGGGCTCATCGACACCAACCACCTGGTCTTCGTGGTGGCTGACGGCCGCAGCCCGGGCTACAGCGCAGGCGTGACCATGACGGGAATGGCACAGATCATGAAGGATCTCGGTGCAGAAACGGCGTACAACCTCGACGGCGGCGGCTCCTCCACCATGTATTTCAACGGCGCCCTGGTCAACAACCCGCTGGGTGCCAACCGCGAGCGCGGCACCTCGGACATCCTGTACATCGGCAAGTGA
- a CDS encoding mycoredoxin, with amino-acid sequence MDFTPEDGTITMFSTTWCGYCNRLKKQLDAQGIGYTEINIEEVDGTAELVEQINGGNRTVPTVLFPDGTAATNPSAAEVKSRLAA; translated from the coding sequence GTGGACTTTACCCCCGAAGACGGCACCATCACCATGTTCTCGACCACCTGGTGCGGCTACTGCAACCGGCTGAAGAAGCAGCTGGACGCCCAGGGCATCGGCTACACCGAGATCAACATCGAAGAGGTCGACGGCACGGCCGAGCTCGTGGAGCAGATCAACGGCGGCAACCGCACCGTCCCCACCGTCCTCTTCCCGGACGGCACCGCTGCAACGAACCCGTCCGCAGCCGAGGTCAAGAGCAGGCTCGCCGCGTAG